The Musa acuminata AAA Group cultivar baxijiao chromosome BXJ2-5, Cavendish_Baxijiao_AAA, whole genome shotgun sequence genomic interval gataccCTATTCTCAAATCAATTTTGAAAAATACTAATGTACATTATACTTGATCAAATAAGTCATCAATTCTAGAGAGTAGGTATTTGTTCTTAATAGCcaccttatttatttttttgtagtCTATGTATAATTGCATTGTCCCATCCTTTTTCTTTACAAATAGGAGTCATGCTCCCCGTGGTGAAAAGCTAAGACAAATGAACCTTTATCAAACAACTCCTGTAATTGTATCTTTTAACTCTTTCAGTTATGTTGGAGCCATTCTGTAAGGTATTTTGGAAACAGTGCTAGGCATTAAATATATGATGAATTCAAACTCCTTATTTGGTGACAATCCAAGGAGATCCTTTAGAAATATCTAAAAGAATTTTCTTACGATTAGCACATCCTATAGCTTGACTCCACCTTAATATTAATCACATTTGCCAGATGTTCTATGCATCCATCATTTAAAAGTCTTTTTGCTTTCATTATTAAGATAAAAGGGATTAATGTCTTTCCTTTCGAACTAGAAAATACAAATTCTACTAACTTTAGAGGTTGAAATACTACCCTCTTCTTATTATAGTCAATAAAAGCATGATGTTTAGATAATCAATCCATGCTAACATCAaatttgtatttatttaatattatcaaATCTGTAACTAATTCATTATTGATAATTTGAATTGAACAAAATTACAATCCCTAAGTTGAATATATTATATCCCTTgatggaataattatgtaatatatcaCATCTAATCCTTTAGATGGTTTGCTTAGTTTCTCTACATAAGTAAgtgatgtaaaaaaaaatatgGTGTTGGAAACAATTAATGCATATAaggaaatattataaataaatacctCATTTGAGATAATTGAGAGGCTACTCTCTACTTTTATCTTGCTCATCACAAAGACTCGGCccgatattttttttgttttgatgatattgttatattatttttttctaaatgtCTTGACTTTTCATATCAAAAAAATAGTCTTTTATCTTTAAAACATTCTCCTATATGATGCTTTCTACATTTAGAGCAAGTGGGTCTTTGTGCTTGAGTTGGCTAAAATGATTGAGATGTCTTAACTCATTCTTCCTTGGGTAGGGCATTTggattacccttattgttgtctttgACCTAGGTGCTATTTTCTTTTATAGCCTAGAATTTATCATAGAGGTTTGTTGTCAATAATAATATCTTTCCTTAGTATACGAAATGTTTGGGACGCATCTGTTGGAGTAAAAAGATTTTTTTACGTAATCTCCTCTACCTCCAAGGCCTTTTCCACTACTTAAGAATATGAAATGTTTGggatatttattattatcttcacATCTCGATAAATTTCTGTTCCAAGTTCTTATAGAAAATGATCCACCCTCAAGACATTAGTGCTAGCCACGTGGATGTAAATCAGAATAACTCAAATTTTTTGATATAATCCACTATTGATTAGCTTTTTGATTTGAGATTAATAAATTATACTATTATAGCCTATCAATGAGCTACATTGAAATACTTTTGATAAAATATCTATTTGAATCTTTCTTAAGTTATTTATTCAACATTTGTAATCCCCCTTTCTTGCATCCCACCAGTGATCGGCATCCTTTCGCAGtatataaattacacaaataactTTATCTTCATATAAAATCTTTGCATACCCAAagattttcttaatattttttatccaCTCCTTAGCTATTAGTGGATCTGTATTCACTTTAAAGATGGGTGGATCATTTTTTTCTAAACTTCTCACTTGCTGATATTATAATATCATGTCCTCGAGCTGCTCATTGCACCACCTCCTATCCTCAAGCCAATAATTACTCCAGTTATTTAGATTGTCTCTTCACCTTCACCAACTCTATTAACCTATTAATCATATAATCTTTTTGATCTTTCTTGTGTCAATGCCTCTACTATTGGGAGTCTCCTCCAGAATATTACCAAAGCTACTAGTTTATTCTCTGATTGTCATGATATCTTCCTGATTAATCCCAAGTTGTTCACACCCTAATCGCCAAGTATAAGAGTATCAAACAATAATAAGAAAATCAATGCAACTTAATTATTAAAACTTACAAAATAGTTAAGTAATGTGCCCCATGCTTTTACTAATACAGATAGTTTACAAGACTCGTAACCTCAACTTTGATATTATGATTATAACACTCTACTCTTAGTTCCACCCATACCTTACATGCATGACTAAGTAGGATgtcacatttttatttttattactacAATTAATAGGACAGCAATAAAAAGTacataatcttaaaattaaaacatgctaATTTAGCAAAATAATAAGATTTCTCCTAACTTAGTATTTTTGACACacgtatataattataatatttaaccaaaggaaaacataaacataacatgTCAAAAATTTATATACACAAAATGCCAATAGATCATAATCCATATTTATATTGGCATGGGCTTGCACGAGCTCACTTTTTTACCTAATTACTTAGGTGAGATCTCAATATCCTTACATGCAAAATAAGGTCTATAGTGAGGAATCACTTAGTAACTATAAACTTTATAGCTTTATTCAGGTAAGCATACATCATGTCATgtatagaatattttaaaattatcaatataatacATTTAATGATGGACACCTCCTTAAATGACTTCTTTAGTAAGCATAACCCTATAACATAGCATatgcaaaataaatatataaaattctaTGTAGAAATCATTTAAAATACTTATATACACATAGAAAATATAGCAAATTCATATACTTTTACACctcatatcataacatatatacgCACTTCCACACTACACGCtataatgtatgtatgtatgtatgcatatatgtatgtatgtgtatgcatacatatatacatacatgtatacatacatacatacatatgtatgtatacatttatatacatatactatCACATTGCATGTTATAATATACATATGCACTCCCACACCATATGTCATAGCATATATGTGTATTATCATATTGTATGTCATAATACATATGTGTACTCCTATATCATATGTCATAGCATGTATGTGCATCGTACATCGTAACATATTTATGCACTTTCATACTATATGTTATAGAAAATACATGTACTCTCACACCACACGTCATCATATATGCATCTatacaagatatttttattataattcatatatttttaaattttataaaatatatacattcatatttagCTAATTCCTAGCTCATGACAATCATATCATTCGAAATATGCCtccaaaatatattatgaatatgataatttatatgactactattttatagtaaattaaacttatacttatctAATTGAACTTAAAAATGAAGATGTCAATGAAAGACCATGTTCCTTAATGATTGATGTGTTATAGAGTGAAACACCAATCAAATTAGGAGCAAAGGATCATGAGATACTTTAATTAAGAATTATACCttttgaattattgatttataataatttattataataattcatagaaaaaattggtaaaatctcttataaaataaacTATACTTAATATAAAAATTCATATAGATTCtactatcaattttttaatagttCACTCGATAATCAAATGAACTAATTAGTATCAATCAAACCATCATATAATTCTGTAAAGATTTTTACTTCATTGTTCTAACTGACCAaacaatattaaattattataaaattttataaaaaatatgagaCATAAATATACACTAAAttttagtttaaaataaaattatttgaaggCTAGTCTACCCTCTTAATTCAACtactaatatatattatattctgCTAAAATTGAATTGAGACTATCTGAACTTATAAACCTCATATCTTTGTGTATAGAGGTAGGATTCACTCAATTCTAAATTTTACGGAACTTTAAGAGaaccttttaaaatatatcataagGATAAAGGTGAATTATATCCCTAGGTAAGTTAATTCAACTTGAATAAAACCCCTTTTGTAGAAATAAGAGATTCTAAGTAGGATGGTAATAACACTATGCACTAATTTCAAATTAAAGTCATACTAGAGGCATTAGAATCAtaagtaaaacatatcaaaaaaataaagataaatttgaagtctAGGTTACTCAAAAGAAATTGAAAAAATTAGCCTAGAATATGTAAAACTAAAACCTTAGTATAGCTAGAGAAGAATTAGGTTTTTCTTATCTCAAACTAAAACCCTAGCTTCTATTAGAAAAGCTGAGAGAATGGCTAGTGATGCTTACTAGTAAGGATATAATCCCGCAAGATATAGGGTCGGAAGGATGGCCCTATAATAAACAAATTGCCCATTGAAAATATTGGCAAATGCCAACAAGCACAAGGGGAATCAACTCCCTATGAAAGGTATAAAAACCACCCCCGGGTAGATGCCGAGGGATAGGATTCACTATCCATAATAACTGACTTAAGCTTCAGAGTGGTTAAGCTAGAATTCTCCTCTCCAACATTGACTTATTATATAAGGACTCGAGATCAAAAGCCCCTCGCAAATTCGTTAGAGAACACCCTAGGAGACGGCGACCACAACTCTTCATTCTTTCTCCGTGAAGCCTTCTTTCTGAGTAACCACCATAGATGACCTTATATAATCGGGACCCAACCAAGCCATGCCTCTTCCCAAACCACGTTATAAAGAATTACAACACTTACAAAGATTCTTAAATGATTGACTCTTAGTTTCTGAGGGACCACCGTGGACGACCTTATATAATCGAGACCTAACCAAGCCATGCCCCTTCCCGAACCATGTTATAAAGAATCACAACACTTCCAAAGATTTTTAAATGATTGACTCTTAATTTCTATAAACTCTATACCTAACAAAATATTGTCAATTTTCTTTGTCGAAAACTTGTCAAGCAAATAAACTACACAAGCAACAACATCTTCCAAAAATTCATTAGGATTTCTTCTTCCCTTTAATATGCATCAGACTATATTAAGTATggtcttatttttcttttttgagatacTATTTTATTGAGGTGTGGATGACATTGTGAATTGATGTAAAATTCTATTCTCTCtataaaaactttcaaattcatttgatatgtgTTCACCACCCCTATttattcttaaacatttaatcctaTGGTCATTTTATCTTTCAACTAAATTCTTCAATTCTTTCAATATATTTAaaacttatttctttttctttaatatgTAAACCAATGTTTTATCACTATAATCATTAGTTAAGGTAGGAAAATATCTACTTCCTCTATGTGATACTATTTTGGTAGGACCATAAACATCTAATTGTACCCAATCAAATTGATGtcatgcattttttatttttttaaatataaaatgtatTCTTTCTTACTTGCTGATGATACACACTTCACATAACTTTAATAGACGATCAATTCTTAGCAAATCTATTATCATATTATATTTCTCTAGAagttttaaagaatcaaaatttaagtgagtatatctaaaatgttataatatagAATTAtccttaataatattattaaaataaattaataaataaaaaaaatacataaatatagagaaaatattttgttcttagttattttcatatatgatattaatattttattcttcaaaaattgaaagagttatatctttcatctcaatatcataatagttttcaAGCAATTACCTCGATAAGGAAATCTAGGAGCGATATCACATGCAtagcagaagaacaaaaagaaaaatctcatattttcatAAAAATGTTTCATCATCGTACGGAGATTGGTGTACAAAAATTGCAAGATCGAAAATCAAGGGTATATGAGAGATGTGTTTTActcagggagattgtatatccttgaaattctacaaatctgtaggagaggatgaaaaaGGTTAACTGTTTTCCTCTATAGCAATAATCCACATGGTAAGGGTTGCGAAGACGCTCATCGAATCATTGTCCAAATCTCCACACGCTCTAAATAGGGGCTGTTGGTTaagaagaaggggagaggagaataagaggtggtagTCATAAAGACATAACCTATGGCtccttggttctctcctatttatagaggccctcttATCaatttaactctaatggatcctaccatattaggtattggatctccatccaactatccaagatttttagattagtagatctctatccaataatctctcatttgtttttattggatctcatccatacgatctaataattcaagggcttattggatatccaataagatatgggctttaGCGAATATCTTATATCTAAACCTCCACTCGTCGCAACACATACCATATGTATATGATTCTCTATccctaatatcgagctgaccatgagtcatattTATTAAAActcattctggctcagtgaaatattatctccataataattcactcgactcatcgactacgaatgtatTAGGCCActgcgccgtagtccccaaacaatataggagaatccaatcctttagacctatctatccttagttatcgtgtacttatagtccctcatctatctaatatcataaagaccatatatGAGACATAGTATTATCAAACccaaacggtttctactcgagtgttgttctaatcagattctcccaaaaaactctttctctctcaatttgaatgaccctagttagggatttgtctgagtgagaatacatgagatatttctctcatgacactgagagcaaatgatcctcgatcgatactcaatagtcctcgtaaggttggctaccactcccgataaccgactatactagatctgaaatttctagacctataagttcattattaaagagtggagtactcatacagaacattcttgatgtctcaagtctaaagactatatacaccactaggatgacgaaATCGTTGTCTCACATTGAGGTATCATTCAccgtctagcattccgtaagtagatcaataattgaactcattcttcaatgagcacctgtactgtatccctagtgtccccacatgagcatttATGAGACCAACCGTATCCATTATATGAacgagtatacagtatactagtttgtccggttatctcgatgtccctctcgagtaacctatggtcGGAATTATTTAGGTATATGTTTAAAAGTAAAttaatctcattattgtgatctcatcatgatccgattctcattgtatagatccatggacattacaatatatatatatatatatatatatatatatatatatatatatatatatatatatatatatatatatatatatatataaaatataaattaaaaaatatcaaataaataaaaagagtatgTGTCATGTCACATATGACATCACTAACATAATTGAAttgtatgacacctatgactagcaaccccaagcttaaaatattattttcaaattaggaACATAAGTAACATCTAAAATGTATAATTCTTTGCTTATTATTaagtctaaattttttttttctttgcctcATATTGATTTTTGAGATAAACTATCAAATGCAATATTGTCATTTTTATCTTTGCTAGAATAACTTGtatctattttaaaaaaaatatttgatgccaCATATGTGATTTGAAGCTCTTGTATCTAGATACCATATCATAGACTAATCTTCTTTCAAATAATCATAAGTCATTAGCAAAATAAGGTTtatgtcctttttcttttttagtaaaatttattttatcacattgattattaggattataataatattcaaaaGACTAGTGTTTAtatattttgcaaacataacattaCATTTTAGATCTTTTAGAATTTTTGTCACGTCCATGGCCTTCTTCATGTCCGCGACCATTACCTCGATTTCTTTATCTAGAATTCTCCGTCACTTTCATTGTTTTGAGATTTTTGATTAGTCTGATTTCTGTAATCTTTTTATCTTTGTCCGGgacctctttctctttgagattttAATTTACCTTTGATTTCAAGAGTACACTTGGTTTATGAAAACAAAGGTCTATAAACAAAGGCTCACGTTTGGTGAAAAGATCTCTTCAAGTTCATAAACAAAGGCTCACCTTTGTGTTCAACTAACTtaaatttcttctctttttataagcCTTTGTTTATGAACTTGAAAGACCTCATTAGTtattctaaagatattttttaagtctttagactctttaattgctatagtaataaaataaaatcttgaatttaaaaatcttaatattttttctattacttgtTTGTTCACCATTTCTTCTCATTTGATGggcaatagaaatgatttttaaaaaataatcggAAATAGATTGAAAAGTATTTTGTTATAATTTTTCGAATTTAACACGTAAAACTTGTAAACGAAGCTTTTCTACATTATCCACTCTATcgaatgttttttaaaatatttcctaAGCCCCATTTAAAGTCTTTGCTGGAGTGATAATCTCAAACATGTATCATCAAGGCCTTAATAAATCATGAACAAAGTTTTTTCTCATTTTTCCTTTAATCTTGAGTTGTTTTCTTACTTCTTTATCCATTTTTCCTTTTGCTAGACTTTGTTTAACAAATCCactttaaaattttatcttttatgaCCTAATATatagggtttatatagtccccatggatatattatattcattacatttaatatgaatctctctttttttttagagACTTTTAAACTTTTTTCAAGAATTTAAGATACAATGAACTTCTTTGGTGCCCTGAAAGAATTGACAAATTTAATTCCATTCCAATAGAAGGCAGCTGCATGAGAGGCCAACCAATTGTAGTGTATGTGCATCTCATTTATGATACCATTTCACCAATCTCCCCATGATTTATTAGGAATCAATTTGGTAACTTGGAAAGTCGACAATTAACGAGAACAATTATCGCTGCCATTTCATACATTTGTTTGATCGAATTGAGTCCATCACATCTCGTTGATTCCTCGGCCCTTCACTTCTATTTCGGTTCTAATGCTTTTAAGAATTTTGTTCTCCAACATCTGATCTCAAAAAATTTATGTTAATCTCATGGTTTCTCAAGTGCACTtgagtttatttgatttaatttttgCCACAAATAATAGCTGATAGCATTTTATTGCAAGATTAAAGATCTTTTTTTAGTTtcctttagttttttattttgaaaatagAAACATAAAACATCATTATTGTCATAATtacaatatagatatatataggCAATTGTTAGTCAAAAATAACTCTTCACATATAAATGCCAACATATATGGCTGATCTCAATGATTTTTAAGTATTCATATGTCTTGACTAAATGAAGAAGAATACGGCTCTAAACTTTTcatagaaggagagagagagagagagagagagagagagagagacgtcttGTAGGCTTAGGCTTTAAGAAAGAGAGTGATAGAGCGCCCCCCCGTCTTGTAGGTTTTAAGAATCCCTCCTCACctcataaagagagagagagagagagagagagagagagagagagagacgtcttGTAGGCTTTAAGAAAGAGAGTGATTGAGCGTCCCCCGTCTTGTAGGTTTTAAGAATCCCTCCTCACCTCATCATCATCCTTAGCATAAATGTTCATGCCCCAGCTACGTACAGTGGCATGCAAGCTCGAAGAGAATGATAGAACATATGGAGCATTTAATGGCCAGTGTAGACTCAGTTGGGAGTGAGGTGTGCTGAGGTCCCACAAGACATGGAGACAAGGTAGCATAATGGCATGGCACAAACCCACCAAGATCTAATGCATACAAGGGAGAGGGACATCTCCCCTAATGTACTGCCCTCCATCTCTCACTCGGTCCCTCCTTCCACCTTAGTGCATCGGCTATGTAtgattcgaaaataacgacagTCTCTCACTGTCTTTTGTGTGATATGTCCGACAAAAGTACACAGTACAACCATTGATTGCACCACATGTGGAGGAGCAGATGCAACAAAACTTGGGTGAGCAAAGCATTGAAGCAAGAATAATATCAACATCTATGTTTTTATATTGTTGCAATCCATACAACAATTCACCAAAAATTGATACAGCGATACATCTCGTTTCTATGCAGATGAAAGTTGACAGTGAGTAGATGGATCACAAGAGAAGACATCATCACTAAACTTACGTTAACAACAAGCTTAAAGTTGGTTCTTTTATGCTATACGGAGCTTGGATTGAGGATTGGGCGTTTACCCGGAGGAGACGGGATTGAGGGCCTTGGCGAGGCCATTGATGGTGGTGTAGCTTCGGGAGCTGAAGCCCAAGCAGCCTAGGAGACCCTGGCGGTACGGCAGGAATGTCCGCCGCCTCATCTCCTCCGACTGGGCTCGGTTCGCCGTGTAGTGCCGCTCGTGTGCCGATGGagaagccgccgccgccgccgcagcagcGGCGGCGCCACGTCGCCTCCCTATCCCGTTCGCTGGCCTCTGCGACGGCTTTGTCTTGTTCTGCTCCTGTGCCGGTGACGAAGCTGACGTCCCCGCCGTCGCCGGAGATGGCGGCAGTGGGGCCTTCGGTTTGGACGACGGGGAGAAGGAAATCGAGTGCCAGAACTTTTCCTTTTCCTTGCCGTTCCCCCGCCCGCTCCCTTCGCTTTTGCTTCGGTAGAGGAGGAGATCTTTGAGAAAGATCCATCTTTTGGAGTTCCTGCCGCCCGAAGAAGAGGATGATGAGCGCGAGGATGACGCCGACTCCGGCGGCGTCGGCGATGCTTCCTTAGGATCCGGGTCGAACGCCTCGTGCTCCTTCACCGCTTCTTGCTTCTCGTCCTCGTCTTCTTGCCACTGGAACCGAGGGCTTCGAAGGGGCGACATGGATCTGGTCCTCCGATGGACGGATCTGCTCCGGAACGTCAGATTCCGTCCCCTCCCCTCCTCCTTTTCCTGCCACtccttctcctctccttcctcaTCGTCCTCGTCACCAAAATCCATCAGCGGCGGGAGTGGTCGCGGGCGCAGGACGTGAGAGTGGACCTTGATCGGGCGGATCAGGCCGTTAAGGAAGAGCTCGTCGGCGGAGGTCATCGTCCCGCC includes:
- the LOC103985606 gene encoding uncharacterized protein LOC103985606, translating into MDLENHRNGEALKTTQYPLLSFDTTMDSCSSSPAPFGSDPSSPGRAAGYYFSCPASPVHYVLSSPPYSFSSSPTADPVAADEAPASGNFEFDGADPGGTMTSADELFLNGLIRPIKVHSHVLRPRPLPPLMDFGDEDDEEGEEKEWQEKEEGRGRNLTFRSRSVHRRTRSMSPLRSPRFQWQEDEDEKQEAVKEHEAFDPDPKEASPTPPESASSSRSSSSSSGGRNSKRWIFLKDLLLYRSKSEGSGRGNGKEKEKFWHSISFSPSSKPKAPLPPSPATAGTSASSPAQEQNKTKPSQRPANGIGRRRGAAAAAAAAAASPSAHERHYTANRAQSEEMRRRTFLPYRQGLLGCLGFSSRSYTTINGLAKALNPVSSG